In a genomic window of Phaeodactylum tricornutum CCAP 1055/1 chromosome 6, whole genome shotgun sequence:
- a CDS encoding predicted protein: MQQKLPLTSSVVTAMPTTSIKVVPHHHHRYRVPYRRQWVLLTTVLTVTATIMTWYAAFACTFLSVQGSSLVTDPPQYTIGLWTVQQIINPDHQACVGWNDHTGILSRNDLDGPVQVAKGFSFIACIVALYILLLLAIPVCRRHCSFPCFRLIAFALSLLTFSCLCTLRSHICRDARECRLDTAGWVAVAAGTVWLLTGFAAGRVPRIPPAHVSGPHIVRAVAASHIDLSRPEFHRGSEYRTNLGEICIIRETSESEERQGGIYTTSTLQSSPDGSGSGSSVSANAIA, from the exons ATGCAGCAAAAATTGCCCTTAACTAGCTCCGTTGTTACGGCGATGCCCACGACCAGTATCAAGGTTGT GCCTCACCATCACCATCGATATCGTGTCCCGTATCGACGACAATGGGTTCTTCTCACGACTGTCTTGACGGTGACGGCTACGATCATGACCTGGTACGCGGCCTTTGCTTGCACCTTCTTATCCGTCCAGGGTAGTAGTCTAGTCACAGACCCCCCGCAGTACACCATCGGACTCTGGACCGTCCAACAAATTATCAATCCCGACCATCAAGCCTGCGTCGGATGGAACGATCATACCGGGATTTTGTCCAGAAATGATTTGGACGGCCCCGTGCAAGTGGCCAAAGGTTTTAGTTTCATCGCTTGTATCGTGGCGCTCTACATACTCCTCCTCCTGGCCATCCCTGTTTGCCGCCGACACTGCTCTTTTCCCTGTTTCCGTCTCATCGCGTTCGCCCTGAGTCTCTTGACCTTTTCCTGTTTGTGTACGCTCCGATCGCACATCTGCCGTGACGCCCGCGAGTGCCGTCTCGACACGGCGGGTTGGGTCGCTGTCGCCGCTGGCACTGTTTGGCTCTTGACCGGGTTCGCCGCTGGTCGCGTCCCCCGTATCCCACCCGCCCACGTCAGCGGCCCCCACATTGTCCGCGCCGTTGCCGCCTCGCACATCGATCTCTCCCGTCCCGAATTCCATCGCGGATCCGAATACCGCACCAATCTGGGTGAGATCTGTATCATTCGGGAGACCAGTGAGTCGGAAGAAAGGCAAGGAGGAATTTACACGACCTCGACGCTCCAGTCGAGCCCGGATGGCAGCGGTAGTGGTTCGTCCGTTTCTGCCAACGCTATCGCCTAA
- a CDS encoding predicted protein, producing the protein MFAVASLNIDAQPLQGNVDQRVILGASTRAEFGSSQTSGQSYSSLRSNTNNARHHFGGSNNSSNEPRYLDLTDVLLCLSLALTWTVWMLTGFVRTDLWKFHDQSVVVAGNVRQVQIAADSLGTGIPCYSAIIDYMIHLERRAETDDMVARWTHTRRNCGADDSVLEYNHSPASPGNANGNHAKGTVTRFQIRKQFQTTVPLEEGFANVELLVLPHEPTVSMLKEDWKRELLEQQQDVNDGAVCCRPVLCRRLSMIFAGVLVLVSIGGAVLVVDHMDPVDKGLGWGVFCIGTALLLPSALGLHRLGTAVSQMLSDPSKTGRVLQGAEELSATTAAQWDCQEFDVLDARACDDEGEILSAIQHQQQEGFGGSQLPLPHGRRRPLYAHHGGAGVPDTAGCYFIRFPLHRHQNRTRSHDVSISDGLRGV; encoded by the exons ATGTTTGCTGTGGCTAGCCTCAACATCGACGCACAGCCTTTGCAGGGCAACGTCGACCAGCGAGTTATCCTCGGCGCGTCGACTAGAGCAGAGTTTGGA TCGTCGCAAACATCCGGCCAGAGCTATTCATCGTTGcgcagcaacaccaacaatgcGCGTCACCATTTTGGTGGCAGCAACAATAGCAGTAACGAACCGCGCTACTTGGATTTGACTGACGTCTTATTGTGTTTGAGTTTGGCACTGACCTGGACGGTATGGATGTTGACGGGTTTCGTCCGCACAGATCTGTGGAAATTTCACGACCAGAGTGTGGTCGTCGCCGGTAACGTGCGGCAGGTCCAGATCGCGGCGGATTCCCTCGGTACTGGAATCCCCTGCTACTCGGCAATCATTGATTACATGATCCATCTGGAACGCCGCGCCGAAACGGACGATATGGTGGCACGTTGGACTCACACGCGAAGAAACTGTGGCGCTGACGATTCCGTTTTGGAATACAATCACTCACCGGCCAGTCCAGGCAACGCGAACGGCAACCACGCAAAGGGTACGGTGACACGCTTCCAAATTCGTAAACAATTCCAGACCACCGTGCCCTTGGAAGAAGGCTTTGCCAACGTCGAGCTTCTCGTGTTACCGCACGAACCTACCGTTTCCATGCTCAAGGAGGACTGGAAGCGAGAATTGCTGGAACAGCAGCAGGACGTGAACGATGGGGCCGTATGTTGTCGTCCCGTTTTATGTCGACGACTCAGTATGATCTTTGCCGGAGTGTTAGTACTCGTTAGTATTGGCGGAGCCGTCCTTGTGGTGGACCACATGGATCCGGTAGACAAGGGGCTCGGTTGGGGAGTTTTTTGCATCGGGACAGCACTGTTGTTGCCTTCCGCGTTGGGCTTGCATCGGCTCGGGACGGCTGTATCTCAAATGTTATCGGATCCGTCCAAGACAGGCCGCGTGTTGCAAGGTGCGGAAGAATTGAGCGCCACAACGGCAGCGCAATGGGATTGTCAAGAATTCGACGTTCTTGACGCCCGGGCCTGCGACGATGAAGGCGAAATATTATCGGCTATTCAGCATCAACAGCAAGAGGGTTTTGGCGGTAGTCAATTGCCGCTTCCTCACGGCCGACGGCGACCATTGTACGCACATCACGGAGGGGCCGGTGTACCCGATACAGCCGGATGCTATTTCATCCGTTTCCCGTTACATCGACACCAAAATCGGACCCGATCCCACGATGTGTCCATCTCGGAC GGTTTGCGTGGAGTATAA
- a CDS encoding predicted protein codes for MEEFGPVTGGGCCCFQCVRTQEVAVVEDLGQFKRLLDPGLHCLCWPLVSIVGRLTLRIQQLDVVCETKTRDNVFVQVAVAVQYRVLAEAAYDAFYRLTDPRGQIQSYVFDVVRSTVPKMELDEAFASKDDIAKAVLEQLQSVMLEYGYEIRNTLVTDLSPDSKVKASMNEINASRRLKEASSHKAEADKTRQVKAAEADAEARYLSGLGVARQRKAIVEGLQASVSEFSSEVEGARPKDVMDILLLSQYFDTLSVVGANSLFLEHDPATVAALQNSVGASFLKTASGAGKTA; via the coding sequence ATGGAAGAATTTGGTCCCGTCACAGGCggcggttgctgctgttttcaatgtGTCCGCACGCAGGAAGTCGCCGTAGTGGAAGACTTGGGTCAATTCAAGCGCTTGCTCGATCCCGGTCTACACTGTCTGTGTTGGCCGCTCGTGTCCATCGTAGGACGCCTCACGCTGCGTATTCAGCAACTCGACGTCGTGTGCGAAACCAAGACGCGGGACAACGTCTTTGTGCAGGTAGCCGTGGCGGTACAGTACCGCGTACTGGCGGAAGCCGCCTACGACGCCTTTTACCGACTCACCGATCCCCGTGGACAGATCCAGTCCTACGTCTTTGACGTTGTGCGCTCCACCGTACCTAAAATGGAACTcgacgaagcctttgcgAGTAAGGACGATATCGCCAAGGCGGTTCTGGAACAGCTGCAAAGCGTCATGCTCGAGTACGGCTACGAAATCCGTAACACGTTGGTGACGGACTTGTCGCCGGATTCCAAGGTCAAGGCCAGCATGAACGAAATCAACGCCTCCCGGCGTCTCAAAGAAGCCTCTTCGCAcaaggccgaagccgacaagaCCCGCCAAGTCAAAgctgccgaagccgacgCGGAAGCCCGTTACCTCAGTGGGCTCGGAGTCGCCCGGCAGCGCAAGGCCATTGTGGAAGGTCTACAGGCCAGTGTTTCGGAATTTAGTAGCGAAGTGGAAGGTGCACGACCCAAGGATGTCATGGATATTTTGCTGCTCAGTCAGTACTTTGATACGCTCTCCGTAGTAGGAGCCAACTCGCTGTTTTTGGAACACGATCCCGCCACCGTTGCGGCGCTCCAAAATTCGGTCGGAGCcagctttttgaagactGCCAGTGGTGCCGGCAAGACCGCCTAA
- a CDS encoding predicted protein, translated as MRLLVLSTSVWLMLALATSAFSFARHPSATAAASSLTSRSLRLLMSAAASTPTTPGTDVASTTGTTTASTADTYDQLVSRLQTIARLGQSQAVLSYDQMVFMPSSAASASARGAQLSALATVVHEKATDPAMNGILQTLESVEHQSALTDEQRKLVALARREYDQKTCIPPALEQKKAELSSSAYAAWTKARADNDFAAFAPVLKECFDVASQVAQATLTGVAGAGRSVKADDPNAKYTQMLDEFERGMGPERIDAIFDEIETQLVPLLQRVLNASHQPSTDCLHGNFAIASQEALSKAIVTTAMGFNVEKGRIDVSVHPFTTSFSPADVRITSRFSDTEWYQGLAGSMHEAGHALYEQNLPDTSLPIDTALSMGCHESQSLFWERHVGLSKAFWKYATPLLKEHLRVDVTPEEVYAAVNVVAPTLIRVEADELTYPLHVILRYRIERQVVQGTLAVEDIPSAWNAAMKELLDVDVPSDTMGCLQDVHWSAGAIGYFPTYLIGSATAAQLAHYCRRDLANFDELVETGQLEPIRTWLTNKIHQHGKRYASLDELLEDQLGESLNPKYFVDYLVGKYSELYQC; from the coding sequence ATGCGCCTTTTGGTGTTATCGACCAGTGTGTGGCTCATGCTAGCTCTTGCCActtctgctttttcttttgctcgCCATCCGTCTGCCACAGCGGCAGCTTCGTCGCTCACGTCAAGGAGCCTTCGACTCCTCATGTCCGCTGCGGCTTCTACACCCACCACTCCAGGTACGGATGTTGCGTCCACAACTGGTACTACTACTGCTAGTACTGCCGATACGTACGATCAACTCGTCTCGCGACTCCAAACCATCGCACGTCTCGGTCAATCCCAGGCAGTCCTCTCGTACGATCAAATGGTCTTCATGCCGTCGAGTGCCGCCTCCGCTTCCGCCCGGGGGGCACAACTTTCCGCCCTCGCCACCGTCGTACACGAAAAGGCCACGGACCCGGCCATGAACGGAATCCTCCAGACGTTGGAATCGGTGGAACACCAGAGCGCCCTCACGGACGAACAGCGCAAGCTCGTGGCGCTCGCACGACGCGAGTACGATCAGAAAACATGTATTCCTCCCGCGCTGGAACAGAAAAAGGCCGAGCTATCGTCGTCCGCGTACGCCGCTTGGACCAAAGCCCGCGCCGACAACGATTTTGCCGCCTTTGCTCCCGTACTCAAGGAATGCTTCGACGTGGCGTCGCAAGTCGCTCAAGCGACGTTGACGGGTGTGGCCGGCGCCGGTCGCAGTGTCAAGGCGGACGATCCCAACGCAAAGTATACACAAATGCTGGATGAATTTGAACGAGGCATGGGTCCGGAACGGATTGATGCTATTTTTGACGAAATAGAAACCCAACTCGTGCCGTTGTTGCAGCGTGTGTTGAACGCTTCGCACCAGCCCAGTACAGACTGTTTGCACGGCAATTTTGCCATTGCGTCTCAAGAAGCCTTGAGCAAAGCTATTGTCACCACCGCCATGGGGTTCAATGTTGAAAAGGGTCGGATCGATGTTTCGGTCCATCCTTTTACAACTTCCTTTTCTCCTGCGGATGTGCGCATCACGTCGCGCTTTTCCGACACGGAATGGTATCAGGGACTGGCCGGATCCATGCACGAAGCCGGCCACGCCTTGTACGAACAAAATCTACCGGACACGTCGTTACCCATTGATACGGCCCTCTCCATGGGTTGTCACGAAAGTCAAAGCTTGTTCTGGGAGCGACACGTCGGCTTGTCCAAGGCGTTCTGGAAATACGCAACGCCGCTCTTGAAGGAGCATTTACGTGTCGATGTAACGCCGGAAGAAGTCTACGCAGCCGTCAACGTCGTCGCCCCGACTCTCATTCGCGTCGAGGCGGACGAACTGACGTATCCGTTGCACGTCATCTTGCGCTACCGTATCGAACGCCAGGTTGTGCAAGGTACGCTGGCCGTTGAGGATATCCCAAGCGCCTGGAATGCCGCCATGAAGGAATTGCTGGACGTGGATGTACCGTCCGATACCATGGGGTGTTTGCAGGACGTCCACTGGTCGGCCGGGGCGATTGGATATTTTCCCACCTACTTGATCGGATCCGCCACGGCGGCACAACTTGCTCACTATTGTCGACGAGATTTGGCGAATTTTGACGAACTCGTCGAAACGGGACAGCTGGAACCAATCCGCACCTGGCTCACGAATAAAATTCACCAACACGGCAAGCGATACGCAAGTCTTGACGAATTGCTGGAAGATCAACTGGGCGAATCGCTCAACCCGAAATATTTTGTCGACTATCTGGTAGGAAAGTATTCCGAGCTATATCAGTGTTAA
- a CDS encoding predicted protein produces MPPSLIPIPRPHEALREDVRERPELVIPTVGAESTALCTGGRVLGRNTRTGIADSGLCRRVACIASDAAAVRIQGLTDTSTYTVGDTVYRGTAVVTLVDGDVLRLVPDRPHQPCCDSSTEPKITYDYTVRIPPRTVHDPTAAANKECSQSTLANAPTCTDTPPRKRRRHQASHVSEVTLVDPLPSSRSTVSFKPVPNPAHEEFTCPCCLEIIVHATTLVPCGHTFCRACWVDGPTCHACRAPCQGTVACRALDNAIESLVRQGAGFFTTGDVEYYRVRRGLTVPEHAATTSSRRRRRLGAESIADHPPIVYPLPPGDTSVGTTIQDAICID; encoded by the coding sequence ATGCCACCGTCCTTGATTCCGATTCCACGTCCCCACGAAGCACTCCGGGAGGACGTCCGGGAACGTCCCGAACTCGTCATTCCCACCGTGGGTGCCGAGTCCACGGCACTCTGTACCGGTGGGAGGGTCTTGGGACGCAATACGCGTACAGGGATTGCCGATTCCGGCTTGTGCCGACGCGTGGCGTGCATCGCTTCCGACGCGGCGGCCGTCCGTATTCAAGGACTCACGGACACGTCCACCTACACCGTCGGTGACACAGTTTACCGGGGAACCGCCGTCGTCACGCTCGTTGACGGGGATGTCTTGCGCTTGGTGCCGGATCGTCCTCATCAACCCTGTTGTGACTCGTCCACGGAACCCAAAATCACGTACGATTACACCGTTCGTATTCCACCACGGACGGTGCACGATCCCACCGCGGCAGCCAACAAGgagtgttcacagtcaacgctGGCCAACGCACCGACTTGTACGGACACTCCTCCGCGCAAACGGCGGCGTCACCAAGCATCTCACGTCTCCGAAGTCACACTCGTTGATCCACTGCCATCCTCGAGATCCACTGTCTCGTTCAAGCCGGTGCCTAATCCGGCACACGAAGAATTCACTTGTCCCTGTTGTTTGGAAATAATCGTGCACGCCACCACACTGGTCCCCTGTGGACACACATTTTGCCGCGCCTGTTGGGTGGATGGACCAACCTGCCATGCCTGCCGGGCACCGTGTCAAGGGACCGTGGCGTGTCGTGCCCTCGACAATGCCATCGAAAGTCTCGTGCGACAAGGTGCGGGCTTTTTCACAACCGGCGATGTGGAATACTACCGGGTGCGACGGGGCCTGACCGTACCGGAGCATGCGGCGACCACCTCTTCgcgtcgtcgacgtcgactTGGGGCTGAATCCATCGCGGATCATCCACCGATCGTATATCCGTTGCCGCCGGGCGACACGTCCGTGGGGACGACCATTCAAGATGCCATTTGCATCGACTAG
- a CDS encoding predicted protein, which yields DADLDGSAMRIGIIRTRWNDEHVTNLVDGIKEGLRACQVEEDNIFETSVPGAFELPMAARFLALSGTVDAIITTGVLIKGETMHFEYISDAVAKGIMNIGLQTSTPVIFGVLTCLDEAQVQARSSGDSNHGVDWGKTAVEMAL from the coding sequence GACGCCGATTTGGACGGATCCGCAATGCGCATCGGGATTATCCGTACGCGTTGGAACGACGAGCACGTGACGAATCTCGTCGACGGCATCAAAGAGGGATTGCGGGCCTGTCAGGTGGAGGAGGACAACATCTTCGAAACATCCGTCCCGGGTGCCTTTGAACTCCCCATGGCGGCGCGTTTTCTCGCCCTCAGCGGCACCGTCGACGCCATTATCACGACCGGTGTCCTCATTAAAGGAGAAACCATGCATTTCGAATACATTAGTGACGCCGTGGCCAAAGGAATTATGAATATTGGTCTGCAAACCTCGACGCCCGTCATTTTTGGTGTGCTCACGTGTTTGGACGAAGCCCAGGTCCAGGCGCGGTCCTCGGGAGACAGCAATCACGGCGTGGATTGGGGCAAAACTGCCGTGGAAATGGCGTTG